Sequence from the Micrococcales bacterium genome:
CTCCCGCCGTGAAAAGGACTCACCGGCGCAACACCGTGGTGGTCCCATAACTGGCAAAACAGGTGGTCCCATGCTCGTGGCAAAACAACCCCTCAACCGGTCCCATGCACGTGGCAAATGACAGCGCCACGGTTCGGCCGAATCGACTTGAACGGCTGAGTTATTGGACCAGATCGAGGTGAACGATTCGATGATCGGGCCAGAGCGTTTCCCCAGGTGGGCGGAAATCGGCGTCATCGAAGCGGTCATGTCGATTGGCCGGTGTCATCGAAGCGATCATGTCGATTGGCCGGTGTCATCAAAACGATCATGTCGATTGGCCGGCGCCATCGAAGTGGTCAAGTCGATTCGGTGGTGTCATCAAAATGTTCAGTTCGATTGTTGTCCCGCAGCTACCAAGCACCAAAAACAGGGCGACTGGCCGTGACTTAGCGCGAAAACACGGTCGACAGTCGCGACTTAGCACCAAGACCGGGTCAACAGTCGCGACTTGGCATGAAAACAGGGCGACTGGCCGCGACTTGGCATGAAAACAGGGCGACTGGCCGTGACTTAGCACCAAGACAGGGTCAACAGTCGCGACTTAGCGCGAAAACACGGTCGACAGTCGCGACTTAGCATAAAGACAGGGTTATCATCTAGACCGCGGCTGTGACCAGCCTAAATGCTCCACCTCCAGAGCTCAGTCCTGTTTTGGGTCAAGGTCGTGGCGGCTTGACCTGTTTCGGTGCTAGGTCACGGCGGACCAGCCTCTTTCGGCGCTAGGTCGTGAGTCGTTCGCCTGGCCCCGCCCCTTCTGGTTCGAGTGTGCGAAGATGCGGGCGTGTCGTTAGCTCTGCCCCCAACTACTGAGCGGCTCATCCTGCGACGGATGACCGTGGCCGACCTACCGGACCTCAAGGCCATCATGCAAGATGCCGCCACCATGGTCGCCTACGAAGGACCGTTCGATGACACAGAAGTCCAGCAGTGGCTTGACAAGGCCATTGAGCAATACAAGGCCCATGGCCACTGGCTCTGGGCAGTAGTCGAGCGCCGGAGCAGCCAAACGATTGGACAATGCGGCATCACCTGGCAGCAAGTCAACGACCAACTTGTATTGGAGGTTGGCTACCTCTTCAACCGGGCGTTTTGGCACCAAGGCTTCGCCACTGAGGCGGCCCGAGCCTGCCTCGATTGGGCCTTTGGCCAGCTGGGTGCCGAAGAAGTATTCGCCATTGTCCGCGACACCAACGTCGCCTCAATGAACGTGGCCATCCGGCTGGGTATGACCATCCGAACCCGCTTTGTCAAGCACTTCCGCGGCATCGACATGCCGCACTTTGCCTTCGCCATCACTAGGCAAAACGCCAGCCAGTGGTGTGGCCGCGGGCTCGGTGCTGACTTGAAGCACTAGGCGGCCAGCCAAAACTTCATAGTCCTCAGGGGGCGGTCACGGCCGCATTGGAGGTATCGCCAAGTTGCCTATGGCGCACGCTTGGAAAGCGTGTTGGGTACAAGCACTCGGGGGTTCGGATCCCCTACCTCCGCCGTTCCCGGCCCCGCCCCGCCTGGCCCGAAGTGTGCGAATTGGACAGGGCGGCATTACCTGGCAGCAGGTCAGCGATCAGCCAGTGCTAGAGGTTGGCTGCCTTTTCAACCGGGCGTTTTGGCTCAGCCCTAGAGGTCGTCAGGAGGTTCGTCTTCCAGCACTTCGTGGGCGGCCTGCTGGGCCTTGGCGATAGCCACCAGCACACCGACCAAAATGACAATAATGCCCATCATCACCACAGTGCCCCAGATGACGTTTGGCCGGTCCGGGCTGCCCCTAAAAGACCAAGCCAACCCCATGATGATGGCCTCGACGCACATCATTACGCCAACGAATTGAGCCGCCCGGGCAGCGGCCCTATTGCCTGCTTCAAAGGCCGCCTTGCTCTTCATAGTTCGCGCCGTGCGAATGCCAGCGAAGTAGTTGATGGGCAAGGTGCCGGCTGCGGCTTTGCCGCCCAACCAGTAGACAACGACGCCGGCAATCAGGAGCACGGTCATGGGCA
This genomic interval carries:
- a CDS encoding GNAT family N-acetyltransferase; translation: MTVADLPDLKAIMQDAATMVAYEGPFDDTEVQQWLDKAIEQYKAHGHWLWAVVERRSSQTIGQCGITWQQVNDQLVLEVGYLFNRAFWHQGFATEAARACLDWAFGQLGAEEVFAIVRDTNVASMNVAIRLGMTIRTRFVKHFRGIDMPHFAFAITRQNASQWCGRGLGADLKH
- a CDS encoding SdpI family protein; the protein is MILLPMTVLLIAGVVVYWLGGKAAAGTLPINYFAGIRTARTMKSKAAFEAGNRAAARAAQFVGVMMCVEAIIMGLAWSFRGSPDRPNVIWGTVVMMGIIVILVGVLVAIAKAQQAAHEVLEDEPPDDL